The following proteins come from a genomic window of Nostoc sp. ATCC 53789:
- a CDS encoding DUF4351 domain-containing protein: MTNVNDRADFDSPWKEIIEAYFPQAMHFFFPETSALIDWERPYEFLDKEFQQIAREAEQGKRYADQLVKVWQIQGEELWLLVHIEIQAQKEDNFSKRMFTYNFRIFDRFDRPAISLAILCDPNREWRPSSYSYNYPNTRLNFEFGSIKLLDYENRFHELENSDNPFATVVMAHLKTQQTRSSPEQRKIWKFSLIRRLYDLGLEEQDIRNLYRFIDWVMILPKALENQFWEEFKQFEQERTMRYVTTGERIGYERGKQEGKQEGEQQLILRLLQRRVGELSPELQERIQSLSLNQLETLGEALLDFTGMEDLLKWLQTNQSA, translated from the coding sequence ATGACTAATGTTAACGACCGCGCTGATTTTGATAGCCCTTGGAAAGAAATTATAGAAGCTTATTTTCCCCAAGCAATGCATTTCTTTTTTCCAGAAACTTCTGCATTAATTGATTGGGAACGTCCCTATGAATTTCTAGATAAAGAATTCCAACAAATAGCTCGTGAAGCCGAACAAGGTAAAAGATATGCCGATCAATTAGTCAAAGTTTGGCAAATCCAAGGGGAAGAACTTTGGTTATTAGTCCATATTGAAATTCAAGCACAAAAAGAAGATAACTTTAGTAAGCGGATGTTTACCTACAACTTTCGTATATTTGACCGCTTTGATCGCCCAGCAATAAGCCTTGCAATTCTCTGCGATCCAAACCGCGAATGGCGACCAAGTAGTTACAGTTACAATTACCCCAATACTCGCTTAAACTTTGAGTTTGGCAGTATTAAACTTTTGGATTACGAAAATCGCTTTCACGAGTTAGAAAATAGCGATAATCCATTTGCAACCGTTGTCATGGCGCATTTGAAAACACAACAGACACGCTCATCACCAGAACAACGCAAAATATGGAAATTTAGCTTGATTCGTAGGCTCTATGATTTAGGTTTAGAAGAGCAGGATATTCGCAACCTGTATAGATTTATCGATTGGGTTATGATATTACCAAAGGCATTAGAAAATCAGTTTTGGGAAGAGTTTAAACAATTTGAGCAGGAGCGAACTATGAGATATGTAACTACAGGTGAGCGCATTGGCTACGAGCGCGGAAAACAAGAAGGCAAACAAGAAGGTGAACAACAGCTTATTTTAAGGTTACTACAAAGACGAGTGGGAGAATTATCACCAGAATTGCAAGAGCGCATCCAATCTCTTTCTTTAAATCAATTAGAAACCCTTGGCGAAGCTTTGTTAGATTTTACTGGTATGGAAGATTTGCTTAAGTGGTTGCAAACAAATCAATCAGCTTAA
- a CDS encoding IS701 family transposase — MVQPRPAAPTVKFVDEYCQWYKSLFSDVRSFEAFKYLHVGCVSDLKRKTLPEIAKIVGLDNQQGLHHFLTSSPWDIEKLRILRLELILQVLKGRPIILIIDETGDKKKGNKTDYVKRQYIGNLGKVENGIVAVTAYGVFCGMTFPLLFEVYKPRERLKPGDKYRTKPEIAAILMRKLESMGFNFNLVLADSLYGESGKNFIAVLDEFKKNYIVAIRSNHSVKLLPRQHTQYLKWHKFKRVFSDLSSENRFIREIIHGKRSENRYWQITTDREKLPGNTTWYVMSRYPDLTPRDVGNFYGLRTWVEYGLKQSKNELGWADYRLTHYPDIERWWEIVCSSYLMVSLHSEQMQSSVPKSPSKLASHPWWDDGKGWKNILNNLRLTIQPFTLFNLIFPWLTVFPIPQLSLGFSKLQSIVYNLTSSIFISLTHPDFYFSSA, encoded by the coding sequence ATGGTACAGCCCCGTCCAGCCGCACCAACAGTCAAATTTGTGGACGAATATTGCCAGTGGTATAAAAGCCTGTTTTCAGATGTTAGGAGTTTCGAGGCTTTTAAATATCTCCATGTAGGCTGCGTTTCTGATCTAAAACGTAAAACATTGCCAGAAATAGCAAAAATTGTAGGATTAGATAACCAGCAAGGGTTGCATCATTTTTTAACATCATCACCTTGGGATATAGAAAAGTTAAGAATTTTGCGATTAGAGCTAATTTTACAAGTGCTAAAAGGCAGACCAATCATTCTAATTATTGATGAGACAGGAGATAAGAAGAAAGGGAATAAGACAGATTATGTGAAACGGCAGTATATAGGAAACTTGGGGAAAGTAGAGAATGGAATTGTGGCAGTGACAGCGTATGGTGTATTTTGCGGGATGACTTTTCCACTACTGTTTGAAGTATATAAGCCTCGTGAAAGGTTAAAGCCAGGGGATAAGTATCGCACTAAACCTGAAATAGCGGCAATACTGATGAGAAAGCTAGAATCAATGGGTTTTAACTTTAACTTAGTACTGGCAGATAGTTTATATGGTGAAAGTGGTAAGAACTTCATAGCTGTATTAGATGAATTCAAGAAAAACTATATAGTAGCGATTCGCTCAAACCATTCTGTAAAGCTACTTCCAAGACAACACACTCAATATTTGAAGTGGCATAAATTTAAACGAGTATTTTCTGATCTGAGCAGTGAAAATAGGTTTATCAGAGAAATAATTCATGGTAAACGTAGCGAAAATAGGTACTGGCAGATTACTACAGATCGAGAGAAATTACCTGGTAACACTACTTGGTATGTGATGAGTAGATACCCAGACCTTACACCAAGAGATGTGGGAAACTTTTATGGTTTAAGAACTTGGGTTGAGTATGGGTTGAAGCAAAGTAAGAATGAATTAGGTTGGGCAGATTATCGGCTAACTCACTACCCTGATATTGAACGCTGGTGGGAGATTGTTTGTAGCAGCTATTTAATGGTTAGCCTCCACTCTGAACAAATGCAGTCTTCTGTACCAAAATCTCCATCAAAGCTAGCTTCACACCCCTGGTGGGATGATGGTAAAGGTTGGAAGAATATTCTTAACAATCTCCGTTTGACAATTCAACCTTTTACTTTATTTAACCTAATCTTTCCCTGGTTAACAGTTTTTCCTATTCCCCAATTGTCTTTGGGCTTTTCTAAACTTCAATCTATTGTTTATAACCTAACTAGTTCAATTTTTATTTCCCTAACTCACCCTGATTTCTACTTTTCCTCTGCCTAG
- a CDS encoding NAD(P)H-quinone oxidoreductase subunit 4: MNIANFPWLTTIILFPIAASLLLPVIPDKEGKTVRWYSLIVGLIDFALIVYAFYTGYDFSNPDLQLVESYPWVPQMGLNWSVGADGLSMPLIILTGFITTLAILAAWPVTFKPKLFYFLILAMYGGQIAVFAVQDMLLFFLVWELELVPIYFLLSIWGGKRRQYAATKFILYTAGGSLFILLSALTMGFYGDTVTFDMRAIALKDFALNFQLALYAGFLIAYAVKLPIIPLHTWLPDAHGEATAPVHMLLAGILLKMGGYALIRMNAQMLPDAHAYFAPVLVVLGVVNIIYAALTSFAQRNLKRKIAYSSISHMGFVMIGIASFTDLGLSGAVLQMVSHGLIGASLFFLVGATYDRTHTLMLDEMGGVAKRMPKIFAMFTTCSMASLALPGMSGFVAELMVFVGFATSDAYSSTFKVIVVFLMAVGVILTPIYLLSMLREIFYGEENKELVSHQALIDAEPREVFIIACLLIPIIGIGFYPKLLTQMYDATTVQLTARLRDSVPTLAQQKDETLKVSLSAPQIGN, from the coding sequence ATGAATATAGCTAATTTTCCGTGGCTGACGACGATTATTCTGTTTCCGATAGCCGCGTCGCTACTTCTTCCCGTCATTCCTGATAAAGAAGGCAAAACAGTGCGCTGGTACTCCCTTATAGTGGGGCTGATAGATTTTGCACTAATTGTTTATGCTTTTTATACTGGGTATGATTTCTCCAATCCAGATTTGCAGTTGGTGGAAAGTTACCCCTGGGTACCACAAATGGGTTTGAATTGGTCAGTAGGGGCAGATGGCTTATCTATGCCCCTAATTATTTTGACTGGATTCATTACCACGCTGGCGATTTTAGCAGCTTGGCCTGTCACCTTCAAGCCCAAGCTATTTTACTTCTTGATTTTGGCGATGTATGGCGGTCAGATTGCCGTGTTCGCCGTCCAGGATATGCTGTTATTTTTCCTGGTGTGGGAACTGGAACTAGTACCGATATACTTTCTGCTGTCGATTTGGGGAGGTAAAAGGCGGCAATATGCAGCGACCAAATTCATTTTATACACTGCTGGCGGTTCGCTGTTTATTTTGCTGTCTGCCCTGACAATGGGATTTTACGGCGATACGGTGACGTTCGACATGAGAGCGATCGCCTTAAAAGATTTCGCCCTGAATTTCCAACTAGCCCTCTATGCTGGCTTCCTAATTGCCTACGCCGTCAAGTTGCCGATTATTCCTTTGCACACCTGGCTACCTGATGCCCACGGTGAAGCAACAGCGCCCGTACACATGCTATTAGCAGGTATTCTCTTGAAAATGGGCGGTTACGCCTTAATTCGGATGAATGCCCAAATGCTCCCCGATGCCCACGCTTATTTTGCACCAGTGTTGGTGGTTTTGGGGGTAGTTAATATCATCTACGCTGCCTTGACATCCTTTGCCCAGCGCAACCTAAAGCGAAAAATTGCCTACTCCTCAATTTCTCACATGGGCTTTGTGATGATTGGTATCGCCTCCTTCACCGATTTGGGATTGAGTGGAGCGGTGTTACAAATGGTTTCCCACGGGTTAATTGGGGCGAGTTTGTTCTTCCTGGTTGGCGCAACTTACGATCGCACCCACACCCTGATGTTGGATGAAATGGGCGGTGTCGCTAAGAGAATGCCGAAAATTTTCGCTATGTTCACCACCTGTTCAATGGCTTCTTTGGCATTGCCAGGGATGAGCGGTTTCGTGGCAGAATTAATGGTGTTTGTTGGCTTTGCTACTAGCGATGCTTATAGCTCTACCTTCAAAGTTATCGTGGTGTTCTTGATGGCAGTTGGAGTGATTTTAACTCCGATTTATCTGTTGTCGATGTTGCGAGAAATTTTCTACGGAGAAGAGAACAAGGAATTAGTTTCTCACCAAGCTTTGATAGATGCCGAACCTCGTGAAGTATTTATCATTGCCTGTTTGTTAATTCCAATTATTGGTATTGGTTTCTATCCAAAATTGCTGACTCAAATGTATGACGCGACAACTGTACAATTGACAGCAAGATTGCGTGATTCCGTGCCGACATTAGCACAACAAAAAGACGAAACACTAAAAGTTTCTTTGAGTGCGCCCCAAATTGGTAATTAA